DNA from Arthrobacter sp. FW305-BF8:
GCCGACGGTCTTTTCGAACTCGTCCTCGAAGCCGTCCACGGCGGCGGAAATGTTGAACGTCCATTCCTTCGAGGCCTTGATGAAGTCCAGGGCGGCCTGCGCGTCATCCTCGTCGTGCTGCACGCCGTAGGGGAGGCGGACCGCCACAAATTCCGCGTCCACGCCTTCTGACTGCAGCTCGTCGACCGCGAGCTGTGCGAGCCGCCCGGCGAGCGACGAGTCAAGGCCGCCGGAGATGCCCAGGACGAAGCCCTTGGTGCCGGTGGCCTTGAGGTACTCCTTCAGGAAAGTGACGCGTTTGCGCACCTCCTCTGCGGGATCGATCTGGGGCTGGACGCCCATTTCTTCGATGATCTTGGCTTGGAGTGTGCGCATGTGACACAGCCTAGTCAGCGGCGTCAGTACCGCTCAACTGTTTCCGCCGAGTTCGCGCCAGAGGACGGCCCCCTCCGGCTACCGACCGGCCGGTGCCGGGCCCGTGGAGCCCCGGACCGTCAGGTGCGTGGGCATGACAGAGCGGCTCCGTGCGACGCCGCCGGCGAGCGGGTTCAGCTGGGCCAGCAGCATGGAGACAGCGACGCGGCCCGCCTGCTCGATGGGGGAGGCCATGGTGGACAGCGGCGGGTTGCAGAAGTCGGCGCCGAAGATGTCGTCACAGCCCACGATGCTCATGTCCTCGGGCACCCTGATGCCGCGTTCGCGCAGCCGCTGGAGCATCCCGATAGCAATGAGGTCGTTGAAGACGATGCACGCCGTCACTCCGCTGTGCACCGCGGCGTCGGCGGCGGCGGCTCCGGACTGCGTCTTCGGGGCGAAGGGTCCCAGCCTGCGGACCTCCACGCCGCGCTCCTCGGCCGCCCCGGACAGCGTGTCCCACCGCCGGGTGCTGGACTGGGAGGTTGCCGGGCCGGCGATATAGGCGACGCTGCTGTGGCCGAGCGAGATGAGGTGGTCCAGCGCCTGGGTGGTGGCCGACGGCGTGTCGATGATGACGGCGGGAACGCCGGCAACGTCGCGGTTGATGGTGACCATCGGCATCTTCGCGGCGGCGGCCAGCAGCGCTTCGTCGGTGAGCCGGGATGCTGCCACCACCACTCCGTCCGCGCTCTTGCGCAGCTGCTCGACGGCGCTGGCCTCCACCTCATCGGATTCCTCCGTGTCCACCAGCAGCTGCGTGTATCCGGCCGCCTTGAGCTGCAGCTGGGTGCCCCTGATGAGGTCGAAGTAGAAGGGGTTGGTGATGTCCGGCACCAGGACCCCGACGGCGCCGGTCCGGCCGGAGCTCAACGCTTTGGCCTGGCTGTTGGGAACATATCGGAGCTGGGCGGCCGCCGCTTCGATCCGCTGGCGGGTGCGGATATTGACGCGGTCCGGGGTGGACAGCGCGCGGGAAACGGTGGAGGCCGCCACGCCGCAGAGCGCGGCAATATCGTGGATGGTGGCCGGCCGGTCCACTGCAGCTGGTTGCGTCGCAGCCACGGCGCTCCTCTCTGAACCTACGAGCCACTTGCTTTGCGGCTCTCTCCGTCCGCCCGGGCCCTTGCGGCACGGGTCGAAATGGCGGGTCTGTGACTGGCGGCACAGGTCCGTTGAACAAGAATGCCACAGGTTGTCAAAGTTTGGCAATCGGTTGTCGTGGGCGTGCCACTGGCCCTAGACTGGCTCCGACACTGTTGTGAACTGCGTCACCGCGCTCAGGCCGGGGGCGGACCGGGAACGGACTGCCCCAGGAACGGACTGCCGCGCGGCGGCCGCCAAAACCAGGAGACCCCGCGTGAGCAAAACCCCAACCACCGTCTGGCCGCTATCGGGATTCGGCGACGAGATCGACCCGGACCCGGCGGTGCAGGCCGCCGTATTGCTTGCCCTGGGGGCCAGCCACATCGAGGTCCGCAGCGCCTGGGGCACCAACGTCTCCGAACTGGCCCCCGCGCAGGTTGCCCGGCTCAAGGAAATCCTGGACAGCAAGGGCCTCAAGGTCTCGGCGGTCGCCAGCCCCATCGGCAAGGTGGATGTCAGCCTCCCGGTGGAACACGAGCTGGAGCGGCTGAAGCAGATCATCTCCGTGGCCCGGGGCCTGGACGCCCGGTATATCCGGATCTTTTCCTTCTACCGGGCGGAGGGGCAAAGCCTTGAGGGCATCCGGGAGGATGTCCTGGCCCGCATGGGTGCCCTTGCGGCGCTCGCCGAGCAGTCCGGCGTCGTACTTCTGCATGAGAACGAAAAGGGGATCTACGGGGATACACCGGAACGCGTGCTGGACATCATGCAGTCAGTGGATTCGCCGGCCCTGCGCATCGCCTGGGACAACGCCAACTTCGTCCAGGTGGGCGTCAAGCCCTACACCGACGGCTACGCCATGCTGCGCCCCTACCTGGAGTACTTCCAGGTCAAGGACGCGCTCTCGACCACCGGCGAAGTGGTGCCTGCCGGCGAGGGCGACGGCGAACTCGATGCCACCATCGCCGCCCTTAAGGCGGACGGATTCACCGGCTTTGCCTCGCTGGAACCGCACCTGGCCAGCGCCCACGAGCTGGGCGGATTCTCCGGCCCGGTGGCTTTCGGAACCGCTGCCCGCGCCTTCGCCGCGCTCGCCGCGAAAAACGGAATAGAACTGTCGTGAGTACGACGGCGGCCGTCATCGGCTGTGGCGATGTCTCCTCTGTGCACTTCGAGGCGATAGCAAAACTCGACGGCGCCACCCTGGTGGGCGTCTGCGATCCGGACCCGCAGCGGCTGGCTTCCGCGATGGCCGCCTACGGCGTCCCGGGCTTTGCGGACCACCAGAGCCTCATCGAAGCTGTCCGCCCGGACGTGGTGCACATCTGCACCCCGCATGACCGGCACGCCTCGGTTGCGGCGGACTGCCTCGAGCGCGGCGTGCACGTCATCGTCGAGAAGCCGCTGGCCCATACGCTCGCGGAGGGACGGCGGCTGGTCGAAGTCGCCGCTGCCGGCAGGGCGAAGATCGCGGTGTGTTTCCAGAACCGGTACAACGCGACGTCGCAGGCCATGCATTCGCTGCTGTCCGCAGGCGGCCTGGGGCGCGTGCTGGGGGCTTCGGCCACGGTGATGTGGCAGCGC
Protein-coding regions in this window:
- a CDS encoding LacI family DNA-binding transcriptional regulator; the protein is MAATQPAAVDRPATIHDIAALCGVAASTVSRALSTPDRVNIRTRQRIEAAAAQLRYVPNSQAKALSSGRTGAVGVLVPDITNPFYFDLIRGTQLQLKAAGYTQLLVDTEESDEVEASAVEQLRKSADGVVVAASRLTDEALLAAAAKMPMVTINRDVAGVPAVIIDTPSATTQALDHLISLGHSSVAYIAGPATSQSSTRRWDTLSGAAEERGVEVRRLGPFAPKTQSGAAAADAAVHSGVTACIVFNDLIAIGMLQRLRERGIRVPEDMSIVGCDDIFGADFCNPPLSTMASPIEQAGRVAVSMLLAQLNPLAGGVARSRSVMPTHLTVRGSTGPAPAGR
- a CDS encoding sugar phosphate isomerase/epimerase family protein gives rise to the protein MSKTPTTVWPLSGFGDEIDPDPAVQAAVLLALGASHIEVRSAWGTNVSELAPAQVARLKEILDSKGLKVSAVASPIGKVDVSLPVEHELERLKQIISVARGLDARYIRIFSFYRAEGQSLEGIREDVLARMGALAALAEQSGVVLLHENEKGIYGDTPERVLDIMQSVDSPALRIAWDNANFVQVGVKPYTDGYAMLRPYLEYFQVKDALSTTGEVVPAGEGDGELDATIAALKADGFTGFASLEPHLASAHELGGFSGPVAFGTAARAFAALAAKNGIELS